In one Chionomys nivalis chromosome 13, mChiNiv1.1, whole genome shotgun sequence genomic region, the following are encoded:
- the Serpinb1 gene encoding leukocyte elastase inhibitor encodes MEQLSTANTLFALELFRTLTENNSTGNIFISPFSISSALAMVFLGTKGDTAAQLSKAFHFDAVEDVHSGFQSLNAEVSKRGASHTLKLANRLYGEKTYDFLPEFLASTQKMYGADLAPVDFQHASDDARKAINKWVKDQTEGKIPELLAAGVVDSMTKLVLVNAIYFKGMWKDKFRKQDTTDAPFRLNKKDTKTVKMMYQKKKLPLGYIQDLKCKVLELPYQGEELSMVILLPEDIEDESTGLKKIEEQLTFEKLHEWTKRENLENIDVHVKLPRFKLEESYTLNSNLGHLGVQDLFSRGKADLSGMSGSKDLFISKIIHKSFVEVNEEGTEAAAATGGIATFAMLLPEEEFTVDHPFLFFIRHNPTANVLFLGRVCSP; translated from the exons ATGGAGCAGTTGAGCACAGCCAACACCCTCTTTGCCTTGGAGCTGTTCCGCACCCTGACGGAAAACAACTCCACGGGGAACATCTTCATCTCACCCTTCAGCATTTCCTCTGCCTTGGCCATGGTCTTTCTGGGGACCAAAGGCGACACTGCAGCCCAGCTCTCTAAG gCCTTTCATTTCGATGCCGTTGAGGACGTTCATTCGGGATTTCAAAGCCTGAACGCTGAAGTGAGCAAGCGCGGGGCTTCCCACACTCTGAAACTTGCTAACAGACTGTATGGAGAGAAAACCTACGATTTCCTTCCC gagtTCTTGGCTTCAACTCAGAAAATGTATGGTGCTGACCTGGCCCCGGTGGATTTTCAGCATGCCTCTGACGATGCAAGGAAGGCCATAAACAAGTGGGTCAAAGATCAAACCGAAG GGAAAATTCCAGAACTGTTAGCTGCAGGTGTGGTTGACAGTATGACCAAACTTGTGCTGGTGAATGCCATCTACTTCAAGGGAATGTGGAAGGATAAATTCAGGAAGCAGGACACGACCGATGCTCCATTCCGACTGAATAAG AAAGACACAAAAACAGTGAAGATGATGTATCAAAAGAAGAAACTTCCACTCGGGTACATTCAGGATCTGAAGTGCAAGGTACTGGAGCTGCCATACCAGGGGGAAGAACTTAGCATGGTCATTCTGCTGCCTGAAGACATCGAGGATGAGTCCACTGGTCTTAAGAAG ATTGAGGAGCAACTGACTTTTGAAAAACTTCATGAGTGGACCAAGCGTGAGAACTTGGAAAACATTGATGTCCATGTCAAATTGCCCAGATTCAAGCTGGAAGAGAGCTACACACTCAACTCCAACCTCGGCCACCTGGGAGTGCAGGATCTCTTTAGCCGTGGCAAGGCTGATCTGTCTGGCATGTCAGGATCCAAAGATCTTTTCATATCAAAAATCATCCACAAGTCCTTCGTGGAAGTTAATGAGGAGGGAACAGAGGCAGCCGCCGCCACAGGAGGCATCGCTACGTTCGCCATGCTGTTGCCTGAGGAAGAATTCACAGTGGATCACCCATTCCTCTTCTTTATTCGGCACAATCCCACAGCTAATGTGCTCTTCCTCGGCAGAGTTTGTTCCCCATAG